GAAAATCACCCAGAAGACCTACATCTGCAAGAAAATTCAATATGAACTACAGATTAACATGAAAAAAGAGATATATAAAAAATCAAAAAGATAAAAAAAATTATGAAATTCTTAAATTGACGGCATTGTCTTTTTTTTCGTAACATTTATATTATTCAACTATCTAATATCTATTATAAAGTGATATTATGATAGAAAACAACATTTGTCTTTTAACAGACAGTTATAAGGTAACCCATCACTATTTCTATCCTAAAGGCACTGAAAAGATTTATTCATACCTTGAAAGTAGAGTAGGTGCTGAGTTTAACAAAACAATTTTTTACGGACTTCAATATATCCTCAAGAAATATCTTGAAGGCCAGATTGTCACTCAGGAAAAAATTGACGAAGCCGATAACCTGATTGCCAATCATATCGGTCCGGATATGTTCAACAGGGATGGCTGGCAATATATTTTGGATGAACATGACGGCCATTTGCCGATTGAAATAAAGGCAGTTGCGGAAGGAACTCCTGTTGATGTGGGAAATGCACTGATGACAGTCGAAAACACCGATGACAAGTCTTATTGGCTGCCTAATTACTTGGAACCTCTTTTGTTGCAGGTCTGGTACCCTTCAACTGTTGCAACTCTCTCAGCAGAGGTCAGAAAACTGTGCAATTTCTATCTTGAAGTGACAGGTTCCGTTAAGGATAATCTTGACTTCATGCTCCATGATTTCGGATACAGGGGTGCAACTTCAACCGAATCCTCAATGCTTTCCGGATCAGCTCATCTGCTCAGCTTTTCAGGGACAGACACCATTGCGGCACTGACAATACCTGAAAACTATTACAACGATTCCAATCTATACGGATTTTCCGTCCAGGCAACCGAACACAGCGTAATGACATCTCTCGGTCCTGAAGGTGAAATTTCACAGATTCTCAATGT
The genomic region above belongs to uncultured Methanobrevibacter sp. and contains:
- a CDS encoding nicotinate phosphoribosyltransferase, whose amino-acid sequence is MIENNICLLTDSYKVTHHYFYPKGTEKIYSYLESRVGAEFNKTIFYGLQYILKKYLEGQIVTQEKIDEADNLIANHIGPDMFNRDGWQYILDEHDGHLPIEIKAVAEGTPVDVGNALMTVENTDDKSYWLPNYLEPLLLQVWYPSTVATLSAEVRKLCNFYLEVTGSVKDNLDFMLHDFGYRGATSTESSMLSGSAHLLSFSGTDTIAALTIPENYYNDSNLYGFSVQATEHSVMTSLGPEGEISQILNVIDNAKDGVLSLVIDSYNYRNFLEESGKSGTELNEAILNFLDGEDNKVVFRPDSGEPVSTTIDCLNLLSEGFGSHLTDKGYKVFDLNIGLLWGDGLNYQKIRDILFAMKSAGWAAQNIIFGMGGGLHTAVNRDTQRNAFKCSTQLRDGVWHDIFKNPLDSSKKSKTGRFKLIRENNSFRTVPIDSEGEDYLQTVFKDGELLIDDTFADIKQRALKYSNFL